CAGCGGCACCGGGCGGTGTGGCCCGAGATGCGGCAGGCCCTGCTCGACACCGGCTGGCGCAACTACTCGCTCTTCCTGCGCGAAGACGGCCTGCTGATCGGCTACGTCGAAGCCGACGACCTCGACGCCGCGCAGGCCGCGATGGCGAAGACCGAGGTCAACGCCCGCTGGCAGGCGGAGATGGCGGAGTTCTT
The window above is part of the Amycolatopsis camponoti genome. Proteins encoded here:
- a CDS encoding L-rhamnose mutarotase is translated as MPRYCFCLRVKPDRKAEYAQRHRAVWPEMRQALLDTGWRNYSLFLREDGLLIGYVEADDLDAAQAAMAKTEVNARWQAEMAEFFTGLDGGPPDEGFQLLEEVFHLEPPTVAEGQ